ATGTTCGAGAACCAGGGAGATACGTCGTTGACCGATGACCCCGGTTCAGGCTTCACGACAGTGTGGAACGCGGTCGTCTCCGAGCTCAACGGTGAACCCACCCCAGACGGCATGGTCGCCAACCGCACCGCCCTTGTCACTCCACTGACCCCTCAGCAAAGAGCGTGGCTGAACCTGGTTCAGCCACTCACGATCGTCGAGGGATTTGCTCTGTTGTCGGTGCCGAGCAGTTTCGTGCAAAACGAGATCGAACGTCATCTGCGCGACCCCATCACCGATGCGCTCAGCCGCCGGCTCGGACAGCAGATCCAACTCGGGGTCCGCATCGCGCCGCCCCCCGAAGACACCGACGACGGTCTCTTCCCCCAAGCCGAAGGCCCGGCTCCGGTCGACGACACCGCCCCGGAAACATCAAGTGACGCCGACGAGGGCTACGAAAACGGTGACGCCGCGGCCGCCGCCGAGCAGAGTTGGCCCAACTACTTCACCGAACGCCCACACACCACCGATCCCGCCATCGCGGGCGAAACCAGCCTCAATCGCCGCTACACCTTCGACACGTTCGTCATCGGCGCCTCCAACCGGTTCGCTCATGCCGCCGCGCTGGCGATCGCCGAAGCGCCGGCCCGCGCTTACAACCCGCTGTTCATCTGGGGTGAGTCCGGACTGGGTAAGACGCACCTGCTACACGCCGCCGGCAATTATGCGCAGCGCCTATTCCCCGGTATGCGAGTCAAGTACGTCTCCACCGAGGAGTTCACCAACGACTTCATCAATTCGTTGCGCGACGACCGCAAGGTCGCCTTCAAGCGCAGCTACCGCGATGTCGACGTGCTACTGGTCGATGACATCCAGTTCATCGAGGGTAAAGAAGGCATCCAGGAAGAGTTCTTTCACACCTTCAACACGCTGCACAACGCCAACAAGCAAATCGTCATCTCCTCCGACCGACCGCCAAAGCAGCTCGCCACCCTCGAGGACCGGTTAAGGACTCGGTTCGAATGGGGCCTGATCACCGATGTGCAGCCCCCCGAACTGGAGACCCGCATCGCCATCCTGCGCAAGAAAGCACAGATGGAACGGTTGGCGGTGCCCGACGACGTCCTCGAGCTCATCGCCAGCAGCATCGAACGCAACATCCGTGAGCTCGAGGGAGCTCTCATCCGGGTCACCGCGTTCGCGTCACTGAACAAGACTCCGATCGACAAGGCCCTGGCCGAGATCGTGCTTCGCGACCTGATCTCCGACGCCAGCACCATGCAAATCAGTGCGGCGACGATCATGGCCGCCACCGCCGAATACTTCGACACCACCGTGGAAGAGCTGCGCGGCCCGGGCAAGACCCGCGCGCTGGCTCAGTCACGACAAATCGCCATGTATCTGTGCCGCGAACTCACCGACCTGTCATTACCCAAAATCGGCCAGGCATTCGGCCGCGACCACACCACGGTCATGTACGCCCAGCGAAAGATCCTGTCCGAAATGGCCGAACGACGTGAGGTGTTCGACCACGTCAAAGAACTCACCACGCGCATCCGCCAACGGTCCAAGCGCTGACTCCAGGCACCCGGCACACTTTTTTCCCAAAAACTTCTCGCACTCCCCCCACACCAGTCACACCGAGACCCTTGTGCGCAGGCCTGTGCACAAACCACCCAA
The nucleotide sequence above comes from Mycobacterium malmoense. Encoded proteins:
- the dnaA gene encoding chromosomal replication initiator protein DnaA encodes the protein MTDDPGSGFTTVWNAVVSELNGEPTPDGMVANRTALVTPLTPQQRAWLNLVQPLTIVEGFALLSVPSSFVQNEIERHLRDPITDALSRRLGQQIQLGVRIAPPPEDTDDGLFPQAEGPAPVDDTAPETSSDADEGYENGDAAAAAEQSWPNYFTERPHTTDPAIAGETSLNRRYTFDTFVIGASNRFAHAAALAIAEAPARAYNPLFIWGESGLGKTHLLHAAGNYAQRLFPGMRVKYVSTEEFTNDFINSLRDDRKVAFKRSYRDVDVLLVDDIQFIEGKEGIQEEFFHTFNTLHNANKQIVISSDRPPKQLATLEDRLRTRFEWGLITDVQPPELETRIAILRKKAQMERLAVPDDVLELIASSIERNIRELEGALIRVTAFASLNKTPIDKALAEIVLRDLISDASTMQISAATIMAATAEYFDTTVEELRGPGKTRALAQSRQIAMYLCRELTDLSLPKIGQAFGRDHTTVMYAQRKILSEMAERREVFDHVKELTTRIRQRSKR